A single genomic interval of Caballeronia sp. SL2Y3 harbors:
- a CDS encoding amidase, with protein sequence MTHDSLASLASLSAVDARRLIEERSISPVELLEACIARAEAINPAVNALAATSFERARAEARRAEAEVMRGGRLGLLHGLPVGVKDLEETAGVLTTYGSTMYRSNVPDEDNAMVARIRAAGAIVMAKTNTPEMGAGANTRNDVWGATGNPFAPLLNAGGSSGGSAAALATGMMPLCTGSDTGGSLRIPAALCGVVGLRPSPGLVPADRRELGWAPITVSGPMGRTVADARLLLAAQAGFDARDPLAYDVGSAALAQHRPTDVAKLRIGFTDDFGVCALDDASRATFHAKVDKISRYVAACEPVSIDMTGIDWCFDVVRAQNFVAQFKETYERDPSQLGPNTRANFEMGASMTLGDAVSAHKLQTTLYRRFQSLMQHYDAIISPTVSITPFPWSQWHLEAINGKPLDTYYRWLGLTYLVSLMTNPALSLPCGVDHAGMPFGVQVIGPARGDGRLLDISQALEDAFKSEDALRRHEPDLDALSRPVPELRAIVSSPPIIA encoded by the coding sequence ATGACGCACGACTCCCTCGCCTCCCTCGCCTCCCTTTCCGCCGTCGATGCGCGCCGCCTGATCGAAGAGCGCAGCATCTCGCCCGTCGAACTGCTCGAAGCATGCATCGCTCGCGCGGAGGCCATCAATCCTGCCGTGAACGCGTTGGCTGCGACCTCATTCGAGCGCGCCCGCGCCGAGGCGCGCCGTGCCGAAGCAGAGGTCATGCGCGGCGGGCGGCTCGGTTTGCTGCACGGCTTGCCTGTCGGGGTGAAGGATCTGGAAGAGACAGCGGGCGTGCTGACGACTTACGGCTCGACAATGTATCGCTCGAACGTGCCCGACGAAGACAACGCGATGGTCGCGCGCATTCGCGCGGCGGGCGCCATTGTGATGGCGAAGACCAACACGCCTGAAATGGGCGCGGGTGCGAACACGCGCAATGACGTCTGGGGCGCGACGGGAAACCCGTTTGCGCCGCTGCTGAACGCGGGCGGATCGTCGGGCGGATCGGCAGCGGCGCTTGCCACCGGCATGATGCCGCTCTGCACCGGTTCAGACACCGGCGGCTCGCTGCGGATTCCTGCCGCGCTATGCGGAGTCGTGGGGCTGCGGCCATCGCCGGGACTCGTGCCAGCCGACCGGCGCGAGCTTGGATGGGCGCCGATCACCGTCAGCGGCCCGATGGGCCGGACCGTCGCCGACGCGCGCTTGCTTCTCGCGGCGCAAGCCGGCTTCGACGCGCGCGATCCGCTGGCATACGACGTCGGCTCCGCCGCGCTGGCGCAGCACCGGCCAACGGATGTCGCGAAACTGCGCATCGGCTTTACCGATGACTTCGGCGTCTGCGCGCTCGACGACGCATCGCGGGCGACGTTCCACGCGAAGGTCGACAAGATCTCACGCTACGTTGCCGCGTGCGAACCGGTGAGCATCGACATGACCGGCATCGACTGGTGCTTCGACGTAGTGCGAGCGCAGAACTTCGTCGCGCAGTTCAAGGAAACGTATGAGCGCGATCCTTCGCAGCTCGGGCCGAATACGCGCGCGAACTTCGAGATGGGCGCGTCGATGACGCTCGGCGACGCGGTCTCGGCGCACAAGTTGCAGACCACCTTGTATAGGCGCTTTCAGTCGCTCATGCAGCACTATGACGCGATCATTTCGCCTACCGTGTCCATCACGCCCTTTCCATGGTCGCAATGGCACCTCGAAGCGATCAACGGCAAGCCGCTCGATACTTACTATCGCTGGCTCGGGCTGACTTATCTGGTTTCGCTGATGACCAATCCGGCGCTATCGCTGCCGTGCGGCGTTGACCATGCCGGCATGCCGTTCGGTGTGCAGGTGATCGGACCCGCGCGTGGCGACGGGCGCTTGCTCGACATTTCGCAGGCGCTGGAAGACGCATTCAAATCGGAAGACGCGTTGCGGCGCCATGAGCCCGATCTCGATGCACTGTCGCGGCCCGTGCCTGAGTTGCGGGCCATCGTGTCGTCGCCGCCGATCATCGCTTAG
- a CDS encoding FAD-binding oxidoreductase, with the protein MKFDAMVLGAGIVGTSVALQLQRRGLDVALIDRKAPGNETSLGNAGLIQREGVYPYALPRDFASLAHYARNRATDVRYHPMAMPRLAPFLVKYWQHSRADRHAKIARAYSTLIEHCVSEHRELIEAAGAQALLRKNGWMKAFRTGRAFEAAVAEAARWREEYGIDFDVLDGDALHRTEPSLSSVLRAAVRYSSSDSVSDPAGLVGAYAKLFEKLGGKVLVGDASTLEKGWRVRTDFGDVRADVAVIAMGPWSGDLTTKLGYCLPLEVKRGYHMHYASKAGATLNQPVLDAEIGYMITPMVRGIRLTTGVELGFRDSPKTPVQLEAIEPLAREVFPLGERLDSEPWLGRRPCTPDMLPVIGPAPHHRNLWFAFGHAHHGLTLGPITGRLIAEAITGTPPAVDLTPFRAERF; encoded by the coding sequence ATGAAGTTCGACGCAATGGTCCTCGGCGCCGGCATTGTCGGAACATCGGTCGCTTTGCAACTGCAGCGTCGAGGCCTCGACGTGGCGCTGATCGACCGCAAAGCGCCCGGGAACGAAACGTCGCTCGGAAATGCAGGCCTCATTCAGCGCGAAGGCGTGTATCCGTACGCCTTGCCTCGCGACTTTGCGTCCCTTGCGCACTACGCACGCAATCGCGCGACGGACGTGCGCTATCACCCGATGGCGATGCCAAGGCTGGCGCCGTTCCTGGTGAAGTATTGGCAGCACTCCCGAGCTGACCGTCACGCAAAGATCGCGAGAGCCTATTCGACGCTCATAGAGCATTGCGTTTCGGAACACCGGGAGCTGATCGAAGCGGCGGGCGCACAGGCGCTATTGCGAAAGAACGGTTGGATGAAGGCATTTCGTACAGGCAGAGCTTTCGAAGCCGCCGTCGCGGAGGCGGCACGCTGGCGAGAAGAATACGGAATCGACTTCGACGTATTGGACGGAGATGCGCTGCATCGCACCGAGCCTTCTTTGAGTTCCGTCCTGCGGGCTGCCGTACGCTACTCGTCGTCGGATTCGGTGAGTGACCCCGCCGGCCTTGTCGGTGCGTACGCGAAGCTCTTCGAGAAGCTCGGCGGCAAAGTGCTCGTGGGAGACGCATCCACGCTCGAGAAGGGCTGGCGCGTTCGAACGGATTTCGGCGATGTGCGGGCGGATGTCGCGGTCATCGCGATGGGCCCGTGGTCCGGCGACCTGACCACGAAGCTCGGGTATTGCCTGCCGCTAGAGGTGAAACGCGGCTACCACATGCATTACGCAAGCAAGGCCGGCGCGACGCTGAATCAGCCGGTTCTCGACGCGGAAATCGGCTACATGATTACGCCCATGGTGAGAGGCATTCGCTTGACCACGGGCGTGGAACTCGGCTTTCGGGACTCACCGAAGACGCCCGTGCAACTCGAAGCCATCGAACCCCTGGCCCGCGAAGTATTTCCCTTGGGGGAGCGACTCGATTCCGAGCCCTGGCTCGGCCGTCGTCCCTGCACGCCGGACATGTTGCCCGTCATCGGACCCGCGCCGCATCACCGGAACCTATGGTTCGCCTTTGGCCACGCGCATCATGGACTGACGCTTGGGCCCATCACCGGGCGTTTGATTGCAGAAGCGATTACAGGCACCCCTCCGGCGGTCGACCTGACGCCGTTCCGTGCGGAGCGATTCTGA
- a CDS encoding GntR family transcriptional regulator — MERPSVRAIQEANPLAEQVYQQLKQDIFSFRLFPGDRFSETDIAQYYGVSRTPMRDALFRLLREGYLEVGFRRGWKVSEIDFAQLDQLYDLRIVLETASLDKLASAVPPHPHISALKAVWCVPPEARETDPVAMFTMDEDFHRGLVRASGNGEMLRVHDEVTERIRIVRRLDFLKPHRTSATYEEHAKMLRCIDRGKCGEAAMLLRSHITQSKLEVRKITVSMLAQARERKLPFVG, encoded by the coding sequence ATGGAGCGCCCTTCCGTGCGCGCCATTCAGGAAGCGAACCCGCTCGCTGAACAGGTGTATCAGCAGCTGAAGCAGGACATCTTCAGCTTTCGTCTCTTTCCCGGCGACCGCTTCTCGGAGACGGACATCGCGCAATACTACGGCGTGTCCCGCACGCCGATGCGCGATGCCCTGTTTCGCCTGTTGCGCGAAGGTTATCTGGAGGTGGGGTTCAGGCGCGGCTGGAAGGTGTCCGAGATCGACTTCGCGCAACTCGACCAGCTCTATGACTTGCGCATCGTTCTCGAGACCGCTTCGCTCGACAAGCTCGCGTCGGCTGTGCCGCCACATCCGCACATCAGTGCCCTCAAGGCCGTTTGGTGCGTGCCGCCGGAGGCGCGCGAAACGGACCCCGTCGCGATGTTCACCATGGACGAGGACTTTCATCGCGGACTCGTTCGCGCGAGCGGCAACGGCGAGATGCTGCGTGTGCACGACGAGGTCACGGAGCGCATCCGCATCGTGCGGCGGCTGGATTTCCTGAAGCCGCATCGGACCAGCGCAACGTACGAGGAACACGCGAAGATGCTTCGCTGCATCGACCGTGGCAAGTGCGGTGAAGCGGCCATGCTGCTGCGTTCGCATATCACGCAGAGCAAGCTGGAGGTACGGAAGATCACCGTATCGATGCTGGCGCAAGCGCGTGAGCGCAAGCTGCCGTTCGTGGGTTGA
- the hpxZ gene encoding oxalurate catabolism protein HpxZ has protein sequence MEVNRPDIVAEVERAFIAYERALVDNDVATMNALFWHAPQTVRYGIAEVQHGGDAIRRWRGTCAPVPRLRRLHRTVVTTFGADHATVSTEFTSDATPLLGRQMQTWARLSDKTNAFAGWMIVAAHVSLIEAP, from the coding sequence ATGGAAGTGAACCGCCCCGATATCGTGGCCGAAGTGGAGCGGGCGTTCATTGCGTATGAACGGGCGCTCGTCGATAACGACGTCGCCACCATGAACGCGCTCTTCTGGCACGCGCCGCAAACCGTGCGCTACGGCATCGCGGAAGTGCAGCATGGCGGCGATGCCATTCGCCGGTGGCGCGGGACCTGTGCGCCGGTGCCTCGTTTGCGCCGGTTGCATCGCACGGTCGTGACGACGTTCGGCGCGGATCATGCCACGGTCAGCACAGAGTTCACCAGCGACGCGACGCCTCTGCTCGGCCGCCAGATGCAGACATGGGCGCGGCTTTCGGACAAGACGAACGCATTCGCGGGATGGATGATCGTCGCTGCCCACGTGAGCTTGATCGAAGCGCCCTGA
- a CDS encoding cysteine hydrolase family protein — protein MPTISRARPSPFTFEASHTALIVIDMQRDFIEPGGFGESLGNDVSLLASIVPTVARLVDHARNEGWLVVHTRESHAPDLSDCPAAKRLRGAPQARIGDMGPMGRILIRGEPGNAIVDELAPVAGELVIDKPGKGAFYATRLGEELAQRGITHLVFAGVTTEVCVQTSMREANDRGYECVLIEDATASYIPAFKTATIEMIRSQGGIVGWTATLGDLQEA, from the coding sequence ATGCCGACCATCTCGCGCGCGCGGCCGTCGCCGTTCACCTTCGAGGCATCGCATACCGCGTTGATCGTCATCGACATGCAGCGCGATTTCATCGAACCCGGCGGCTTCGGCGAAAGCCTCGGCAACGATGTGTCGCTGCTCGCGTCGATCGTGCCGACGGTGGCGCGGCTCGTCGATCACGCGCGCAACGAGGGCTGGCTCGTCGTGCATACGCGCGAGTCGCATGCGCCGGATCTTTCGGATTGCCCCGCTGCGAAGCGGCTGCGCGGCGCACCGCAGGCGCGCATCGGCGACATGGGACCGATGGGCCGCATTCTCATACGCGGCGAACCGGGCAATGCCATCGTCGATGAGCTCGCGCCCGTCGCGGGCGAGCTCGTGATCGACAAGCCGGGCAAAGGCGCTTTCTATGCGACGCGTCTCGGCGAAGAGTTGGCGCAACGCGGCATCACGCATCTGGTGTTCGCGGGCGTGACGACCGAAGTGTGCGTGCAGACGAGCATGCGGGAAGCGAACGACCGCGGCTACGAATGCGTGCTGATCGAGGATGCGACGGCGAGTTACATCCCCGCGTTCAAGACCGCGACCATCGAGATGATTCGCTCGCAGGGCGGTATCGTCGGATGGACGGCGACGCTTGGCGATCTACAGGAAGCCTGA
- a CDS encoding formamidase: MSSSGLGGLNKSPQGIVVGLVQLQNPDVATPAQLAAQTRRIVDMVGKARRNNPAMDLVVFPEYMLHGLSMSTDDAIMCSLDGPEVAAFKAACVEHRIWGCFSIMERNPGGNPYNSGIIIDDQGEIALYYRKMHPWVPVEPWEPGNVGVPVCIGPKGAKLSLIICHDGMFPEMAREAAYKGAEIILRTAGYTAPIRHAWKITNQSNAFQNLAQTASVCLCGSDGTFDSMGEGMFCDFDGAVMVEGSHRPDEIITCEMRPDLVREARIHWGVENNIYQFGHRGYVAVKGGAQDCPYTFMQDMVRGEYRLPWDEDVVVKDGTSCGFPAPERRYKG, translated from the coding sequence ATGAGTTCGAGCGGTCTCGGTGGGTTGAACAAGTCGCCGCAAGGCATCGTCGTGGGACTCGTGCAGTTGCAGAATCCGGATGTGGCGACGCCTGCGCAGCTCGCCGCGCAAACGCGTCGCATCGTCGACATGGTGGGCAAGGCGCGGCGCAACAATCCGGCGATGGATCTCGTCGTGTTCCCCGAATACATGCTGCACGGCCTGTCGATGAGCACCGACGACGCCATCATGTGCTCGCTCGACGGCCCCGAAGTGGCGGCATTCAAGGCTGCCTGCGTCGAGCATCGCATCTGGGGATGCTTCTCCATCATGGAGCGCAATCCGGGCGGCAATCCGTATAACAGCGGCATCATCATCGACGATCAGGGCGAGATCGCGCTGTACTACCGCAAGATGCATCCGTGGGTGCCGGTCGAGCCGTGGGAGCCGGGCAATGTCGGCGTGCCGGTGTGCATCGGGCCGAAGGGCGCGAAGCTCTCGCTCATCATCTGTCACGACGGCATGTTTCCGGAGATGGCGCGCGAAGCCGCGTACAAGGGCGCGGAGATCATTCTGCGCACGGCCGGTTATACCGCGCCGATCCGGCATGCATGGAAGATCACCAATCAGTCGAACGCGTTCCAGAATCTCGCGCAGACCGCGAGCGTGTGTCTGTGCGGCAGCGACGGCACGTTCGACTCGATGGGCGAGGGCATGTTCTGCGATTTCGACGGCGCGGTGATGGTGGAAGGCAGCCATCGTCCCGACGAAATCATCACGTGCGAAATGCGGCCCGATCTCGTGCGCGAAGCGCGCATTCACTGGGGCGTCGAGAACAACATCTACCAGTTCGGGCATCGCGGCTACGTGGCCGTGAAGGGCGGCGCGCAGGATTGCCCGTACACGTTCATGCAGGACATGGTGCGCGGAGAATATCGCTTGCCCTGGGATGAGGATGTCGTCGTCAAAGACGGTACGTCATGCGGCTTTCCGGCGCCCGAACGCCGCTACAAAGGGTGA